A window of the Eulemur rufifrons isolate Redbay chromosome 6, OSU_ERuf_1, whole genome shotgun sequence genome harbors these coding sequences:
- the MMP12 gene encoding macrophage metalloelastase: MKFLLLILVLQVTASAALPLSSNTSLEENDLVFAETYLEKFYGLEMETMPKMKLNRNFMEAKIREMQQFLGLQVTGQLDTSTLEMMHTPRCGVPDVHHFSTMPGRPVWKKRYITYRINNYTPDMRREDIDYAIQKAFQVWSNVTPLKFRKINTGEADIMILFARGAHGDYSAFDGRGGVIAHAFGPGAGIGGDTHFDEAEIWTKNSRGTNLFLVAVHELGHSLGLGHSKDPKAIMFPTYGYLDLNTFRLSADDIRGIQSLYGGPEEHQPVPNPDNPKSAICDPNLNFDAVTTVGDKIFFFKDRFFWWKVPERPETSVSLISSLWPTLPSGIQAAYEIEARNQVFLFKDDKYWLLSSLRQQPNYPKSIHSLGFPDSVKKIDAAVFNPYLHKTYFFVDDQYWRYDERRQSMDPGYPKFITKHFPGIGPKVDAVFYSKNRHYYFFQGSNQFEYDSVYLRVTKKLKSNSWFDC, translated from the exons ATGAAGTTTCTTCTATTGATACTGGTCTTGCAGGTCACTGCTTCTGCAGCTCTTCCCCTGAGCAGCAACACAAGCCTGGAAGAAAATGATTTGGTATTTGCTGAA acGTACTTAGAAAAATTTTATGGCCTTGAGATGGAGACAATGCCAAAAATGAAACTCAATAGAAACTTCATGGAGGCAAAAATCCGTGAAATGCAGCAGTTCTTGGGGCTCCAAGTGACCGGGCAACTGGACACATCTACTCTGGAGATGATGCACACACCGCGATGTGGAGTGCCCGACGTTCATCATTTCAGCACCATGccagggaggccagtgtggaAGAAACGTTACATCACCTACAG AATCAATAATTACACTCCTGACATGAGGCGTGAGGATATTGATTATGCGATCCAGAAAGCTTTCCAAGTATGGAGTAATGTGACCCCCCTGAAATTCAGAAAGATTAACACAGGAGAAGCTGACATTATGATACTTTTTGCACGCGGAG ctcatggAGACTATAGTGCTTTTGACGGCAGAGGTGGAGTCATAGCCCACGCCTTTGGACCTGGAGCTGGTATTGGAGGAGACACACATTTTGATGAGGCCGAAATCTGGACTAAAAATTCCAGAG GCACAAACTTGTTCCTTGTTGCTGTTCACGAGCTTGGCCATTCCTTGGGTCTCGGCCATTCCAAAGACCCAAAGGCCATAATGTTCCCCACTTATGGTTATCTTGACCTCAACACATTTCGCCTCTCTGCTGACGACATACGCGGCATTCAGTCCCTCTACG GAGGCCCAGAAGAACACCAACCAGTGCCAAATCCTGACAATCCTAAATCAGCTATCTGTGACCCCAACTTGAATTTTGATGCTGTCACTACAGTGGGagataaaatctttttctttaaagacag ATTCTTCTGGTGGAAGGTTCCTGAGAGACCAGAGACAAGTGTTAGTTTGATTTCTTCCTTATGGCCAACCTTGCCATCTGGCATTCAAGCTGCTTATGAAATTGAAGCCAGaaatcaagtttttctttttaaag ATGACAAGTACTGGCTACTTAGCAGTTTAAGACAACAGCCAAATTATCCGAAGAGCATACATTCTCTGGGTTTCCCTGACTCTGTGAAAAAAATTGATGCAGCTGTTTTTAACCCATATCTTCATAAGACCTACTTCTTTGTAGATGACCAATATTGGAG GTATGATGAGAGGAGACAGTCCATGGATCCTGGTTATCCCAAATTTATTACCAAGCACTTCCCAGGAATTGGGCCTAAAGTTGATGCGGTCTTCTATTCTAAAAACA ggCACTACTATTTCTTCCAAGGATCTAACCAATTTGAATACGATTCCGTATACCTTCGGGTCACCAAAAAGCTGAAAAGCAATAGCTGGTTTGATTGTTAG